The genomic stretch ATAAATACACTTAAGTACCAAAGAAATTAGGTTAATTTCTTTGCTTTCATTCTGATGAATTGATTGATAAATTTGACTTTTTTTAGACACAAAGTGCCATATAAATCTttgtatattattgttaaatcacaaatatgcttccattaAGTAAAATGTAACGTGCTAATACATCAAATggaaaagaaaaaaggtaaataaatgaataagtgGCCTAATCCCTGATTACAGCATAATCTTAATCCTGTCCACATAACTATAGCTCTGCATTTAATTGACTTATTTCACATAAATCTGTGTGCAGATTACCAGGGATAAAAACACATAAATCTGTGTGCAGATTAACAGGGATAAACCATGTAAATTAACCCAGTCAGTATTTCCTGCTCTGCTGACAGCAAGTATACGGATGAAGATGTTCTTGTACAGTACTCAAGAAGAGTACATAATACGTACAATCCTGAAAATGTGTGTCAACATTACCTTTGAGAAACTTTCAATAGCTTTATCAAACTGTTGTACGTGGACGAAATGCTGACCCTCGTCTCGCAGAGTTTCGAAGGAAATCGCACCTTCTTGGTTTTCAGACCCTTCTTCTCGTGGCATTTTGGAAGTTTAGCGTTCAAAGTCTGGCTAATTGGATCCAATTGTGGTAACTAACATAAACCACTTTTTGCAGGTGCGCGTTGCTATATGTTATCATTAGCTTCGAACTCGAAAGGCAAGAACAATAATTATTAGTTTAATTTTAAGCTGAAATATTGTTGATATATAATGAACtcattcattaaaataaagtATATTCGCGAACAAATGCAAAGATATTTGGATTGTATCATCACTCGAATCTATGGCCCCAGTAACAACAGTCTCGTTTTCAGTTTGTTTACAAATGGCGGACAAAGGAAGAAACGCTGATGGTGATGGGCAATCAGAGACAAAATCTAGTCTTGAAGATTTCGTGACTGAGAATTATCAGAAGCAGAAGGTTGCAATTAACTTAacacttttataattaaaaacgccAATATTAGAAAATTGCATTTTTCTGCAATGatgaatacaaaaaaatcaaatatcatGGGAACTCACTCATGTCAGTGTATCGCGCTGCTGGTCGAAAATTAATAACTAATTCGCAAAAACGCAGATTTATTACCATAAGTTAAGATTCATTCTTTCAAACAATCATTATTTTACGTAAGATCAGAAAGGTTATAACCTGTCAAAACGTCCGTAAAATCCTGGTCACTCCATCATGTCAATTTATTCGCACTATAGAACCTTTCAGTTATTCGTATTTATTAGTgtaagagttgtgtcccttagccggatgtgacgtaaTGAGATGATACAAAATCTGCCAGAGAGAAAATTGTACAGTGTCGCTGATAATATCAACGACTCTTGCACTATACCGTATGTGCGTAAATTGCacacatatttcatttttttattatattgacgcCTATTAAAGCTATCGCTTTTTGCATATTTCACTTTAGTACATTGATGcatgaaaatacattaaacattccgtTCAATAACCCTGTGTGTCGCAACACTAATCCCGTACTGTTACCACTAAACTtaaaacgtaaatattttatgaaaatgtacCATAACTACCCGTTATaaaatagctgttatcttgtgtaatacacttgctaatctaatcaacGCTTgaatattgcaccataagtgcatatcttgtataatgataggtgtgtgttgttacttactATTAGCGAAAACATTAAAATGCTGTCACACTTTTTGGCTACAGATTAAAATAAATTAGTAAAATTCGAAATCTCcatacttggcacttcttcgcgaccatttttttgttaaaaaatcagTTGAccttatttcagaataaattaaatttaacaaacgAAAACAAgtaatgatgaaaacaaacaacaattaaatagatTGATTTTATGTACACAACATATTGTACCTGATTTGAAACTCTATTTGTCTGAAAAAACGtaccttgttacacataaaataaattctcttgaataaagtaaatgtttgatttaatttttcacaccaatgttgacactctttgtttcagcatttttatcccggtgttttattgcacctttgttcatcacaacccgATTATCTTGTTATGATCATATAATTTAGAGTTGTTAAAATAGTGAGATACAATTAATGCCGTTATACAATGTGGTCGGAGTATACAATGTATGAAATATTCTTCCAATTTTAAGCACTTCATTTAACAATGCCATTTGATGCAATATAATATGTTCCGTTACAGTTTATTGaccaatgttaaaaaaaacatctcTACATTAAGGATGAAGGACGTTTGGACTCAACAAATGAACTCACTGACCAGAGGACATCTGACTTCTTTTCTCGGGCATTGTCTGAGAGCAGAAGGTACTTTTGACCGTGTTAACCTATTAATAGAAGCTTGATTCAATGAAATATTGACTAACCTTTGAGTCTGTTTGCTGGGAAGCATCAGTGTTTTGGTgttgtaagatattttaatattattctgTACTGCAGTTAAAACCCTCTAATCCAGATCTTCTCCAAATCAGATAATTGGTTCTCTGATTGCTGAAAGCTAATTATTTGACTGCCAGTCATGAAACATGGCACAATCATTTAACAATATAGTCATATGTTAAAAATCTTCCCAATACTTGAATCCTCTGCCTTCCTGAAATTGGCCGTTTTATCAAATCTGTTAACTTGGGGTTTTCACTTGTATAACATTTACATTATCAGCAACTTGACAATTTTAAAAAGAATGAAGTTTtaacaaatggaaaaaaaaatattcatagttAAAGCAAATAAATGCATGCATATTGGGACTTCAAATGTACTCATTTTACCAAATAGGCagattaattttaattgtttatgattcaacaaaatgttaaggaatgataaatatatcataaatacaaTTACTTTCAATTACTTTCAATTGTTAACTATACGCATTCTGATATTCTCTCTAAACCAGACTTATCATGGTTCCTGGGATGGAAagttttcagtttattttaacaaCATAATTATCCCATACTTAAAATACCAAACTCGTGGGATTTCACGTTTCAATTGTTCAAGTATTGTTCTAGTAGttagaaaatttaattatttaatatttgtgcACTAGTAAGATAACACAAAAGATTTATATAACATCTTTGCAGATTACGT from Dreissena polymorpha isolate Duluth1 chromosome 10, UMN_Dpol_1.0, whole genome shotgun sequence encodes the following:
- the LOC127848780 gene encoding uncharacterized protein LOC127848780, with amino-acid sequence MADKGRNADGDGQSETKSSLEDFVTENYQKQKDEGRLDSTNELTDQRTSDFFSRALSESRRMSAEVNKSHRKLDKIHTEFGTQMVNSWQAEHMTEVLQPHEQDFINKAKYQNPQAPSEPS